In Solanum lycopersicum chromosome 3, SLM_r2.1, the genomic stretch caaactcAAGTATATATAGAATGGAACCGTTGCAAAAGAGAGTAATAACAATGGGTGAGAGTTTATATAAAGGTCTCTGAAGTAATTAATATCTTCTTTATCTCAACTTACGTGacatagtttaaattttaagattcaaacttttgaattttgaccgtaaattcaaaaataaaaacaaaaatatttgaaacaaaatttttataattgaaaacgACATAATGTTTTCTTagtataaattacaataattattgCCGCCgtttttttttagttgtcatAGTTATCTTTTTGAGATTCAAACTATATGATTTTTtagtaacattttaagatgtattttttcattatattgatatgaaaaaaattgtaatttatagtactttccGTGTTAATATAGTCAAATTTAGCTTTGAAAATTAAGTTAATTCTCAAAAaggataatataaaaaaaaaataaaaaatcttagtTGATTTGGCGTAtccatttaataattttgagaaaaaagattagcttgttttgtttcaatttacATGTTTTCCATTTGATATTAAATAAAGATGAAGCAGTTTATAATTGAAGTACAGTATCTAGATCAAGATTGTCTTGGCTTACAGTTATGTTAATACAGTTCAAAATTTGAGTAGTCAGAAAAACGCATAGGGGATATATCTTTAGTTGAAAGTTTGGGTTGTtggctttaattttttttttttaaaaaaatgttaagttcATTCTGTAGAGATGACTTTGATCACAGGAATTTCTAACTAAATACTAGTGGAGACTAAAATGCAATTTAATATTTAGCAACAGCCATGGATGTAATCAGATACTAACTACCACATAagtaattaaatcaaatcattaCCAATATTCAAGGAGacaaatttttcaataatagAATACTTTAATATTAGTCCTGAATATATACTttataattaatgtttatttattgaaacaATAGCCTTTTTACAAGTATAAATAACCATCGTTACTAGTACAAATCAACCATCATCTTCAGAATTATAGactcctttatttattttctcattaattCGTACTTATTGACATGGCTTCGAAAAATCAGGCCTCAATTACCCTTTTCTTATCACTCAATCTCCTATTCTTTGCTCTTGTAACTGCAACAGATAATTGTGGCACTTGTGGAAATGGTGGGGGAGGACAAGGGAAGTGTCCGAAGGATGCTTTGAAACTTGGGGTATGTGCTAATGTACTTAATTTGGTGAATGTAACTGTCGGGTCTCCTCCACCTTTGCCATGCTGCAGTTTGATCCAGGGACTGACGGACCTAGAGGCCGCGGTTTGCTTGTGCACAGCCATAAGAGCAAATGTGCTGGGAATTAATTTGAACATACCACTCTCTCTAAGCCTCGTACTCAACATCTGTGGAAGGAATCCTCCTACCGGCTTCACTTGTTGAGCAGTATCGCGATCTGATTGATATCGAATTGCTGATGTTGTTAGTGAGTGAGATCATAAATGCTTGCCAATGGCGCGGGTTTTATCAATTAAGTTTCCTTTGTGTTTGTGGAATTTTGGACATCGTTCTCTCGTTCAGTTCAGAATAAGTGAGCTTTGCATATATATAAATGCAGCTTCATCACTTCACTTTACATAGTCCTGTTATGCTTTTTGGACGTGTTTCCTTTACAAATGTTTCAATTCAATGGATCGAATgtttttttattccttttacCGTAAACAGAAATTTATAAGTAGAGTTGAAGAAAAGTTATTATCCTTCTGTTAACAATTTGGACAtcacattttttcatttttcgatATTCGCCAAATTAATTCCCTTTCCCCTAAGCAGAAATTGATAATTACAATCAACCCTTATCTTGTTTGAAAATTGTATTACTCATATAAGTAAGATAGGGGTAATGTATAAGTACCCTTCTAATTTATGAGCGAATTCAGTGATCACCGGTTAAATTAAGAATGTGACGTTAtgaatttgatcataatttaagggatatttatgcattatgttCTGAACCGAGTTGGATATGCAAGGTCCTATGGACTAGAATTGGAGACTAATTTAGTGGATTATCGGGCTGAGTAAAATGTTGGAGTGTTTTATTTGGGATCCCCGCCCAATTAGCATTTGGTTAAAAAGGCAAATGAGTTGGAAAGAAGAGTTTGTGCATATTGaagaaaaatgtttgaaaaactCTCTTCTTTTAGAATCTAAACTTCTCTTCTCAATTCTTATCTGTATCTCAGTTACTTattctttcaatattttcattgtaATTTATTAGTTTGAGAATTACAATTATGATTCTAAATTTGTAATCACATTTCAATTCTCTTATCCGTGGTTCACACCCAACCAAAAAAGGTGGATCACTGGACCCTTCACGGGCCGTGGACCACCCCACGAGCCGTGGGAAGGCTCGTGTAAGCCATGCAGTAGAACCTTCCTAGCTCAGGCATCAAACCACGGATCTCTCCACGGTCGTGATCTTGATGACGGGCCGTGGGAGTGCTCGTGGACCTGAGCCACCAGACCCCAACCCAAATGAAGAACCACGACGACCTTCAAGGTTTGTGGTCCTTCACACGGCCGTGATAAGGCCCGTGGTTGACCCCCCACCCCGAACTAGTAGCCACTGCTAGCAGACCACGACCCAAACAATAGTCTGTGGTCCAAGTGATTGTTAGTAATTGACGTCGTGGTCGGCCTCGATAAATTTTtagttaagggttgtttagTCTTTTTCCTATGCATTGGACATCTAGATACATCGTTTAACCCTTAACTACGTAGTTTTAATCAGTTTAAGCATAGTTAATTAATCAGATCCTTCCCTAATCGATTTTCTCCAAAATAAATCGGTACTTAGAACAAAAGAGACGACCAAACCCTTCAAGAATGCAATGAGTTTTCTTTAGTTTCACCCCTGAAATCGAAAGATTTCTTCATAGAATTCGTCAAAATGTACGTTAGATTTCATTAGCGGGTTCCTTTCATCCACTAGGTCCTTAGAATTCAATAGACTCTTGATTCTCTATCTCTAGTTAGacttagggtttctagaactttagataattattgtaatttagcTGTTATATTGTTCTTAATCAGATGATCATATTTTGTAGTGTTGTTGCTTAGTTCCTTGCATGAAACTAACCCTAGTTGTGTGGATTCATTTAGTTC encodes the following:
- the LOC101247295 gene encoding 14 kDa proline-rich protein DC2.15-like, giving the protein MASKNQASITLFLSLNLLFFALVTATDNCGTCGNGGGGQGKCPKDALKLGVCANVLNLVNVTVGSPPPLPCCSLIQGLTDLEAAVCLCTAIRANVLGINLNIPLSLSLVLNICGRNPPTGFTC